The Monodelphis domestica isolate mMonDom1 chromosome 5, mMonDom1.pri, whole genome shotgun sequence DNA segment TCTGAACCTGCCCCAAGGAAGGGATCCATTATACTGTTTTAAACGTTGAATTTGATTCAATTTGTTATCTTTCCCAGGGGCATTTTCCTTTGAattattcttcattattttttacattttatttaattaattaatttagaatgtttttccatggttacatgattcatgttcttgccctcttctcctccccccatagtcaacacacagttccactgggttttacatgtatcattgatcaagacccatttccatattattgatatttgctttaGGGTGATTGGTTAGAGtttgcatccccaatcatatccccatcaacccatgcatgtgatcaagcagttatttttcttctatgtttccgctcccacagttcttcctctggatgtggatagtgttctttctcataagtccctcagaattgtcctagatcattgcattgctgctagtagagaactatgaattattattcattattatagatCCTTTGAAGGGCTTTGTTCCCTGCTAAAGGAATTTTAGTATCATTGAGATGGTAGGGAAGAAATTGGGGAGGGCAGGGGAACTTCCAGATCAGATTTTACAGGCAGCCACCTACTTAGAGATCTGTATTTGCCAGATGTCCTTCTGAGTCTATAGTGACTCTCAAACCCCTGGGTGGACTGAGAAGGTAAATAAGAACTCTTGCCTAAAGCAAAACTCTAATTATTCAATGTCCTTGGTAGCAGAGAGAGTTCATGAGATGGCTGAAAAGAACCAGGCCAGCCTAGACAGTGAAGCTTCCTGGCCcaaaaagcatcccagaggaaagaaaagagtggTATTCACTGCCCTTTCCAACCCTAGTAGAGCTCTAAAGGCTTGTCTGTCAGCCTTCAGCAGAGGGAAAACCAGTGTCATCTCTCAGACTGTCATAGTCATTCTTCCTCTCTTGCCCTGTGAACAAAGTTTCTTGGGCACAAAGTGAACAGATTGTATCTTTAGGTCCCTCTGCCTCAAAGCTAAACAGTGACCATGTCATCTTAGCTTAGGGCAGCTCCCTGACAGCTGCCCCTTCTTAAGTCCCCATCCCTCCTTTCACTTCACCTTCTTTAAAAAACCCAGAATATTGACCATCAACTTGTCTTTTTCTGCCAACTGCTATATCCATCCATTTGTCCTATTtcaccttattaaaaaaaaaaaacaaccaactctttccttctgtctaataagtattgattctaaggcagaagagtggtaaatgctaggcaatggaggttaagtgacttgcccagagtcacacagctaatcgcACAGTGTCTGAAGCctttttcactttaaaattttGGAGCCTGTGCATTGAAGGGAACatgtaaatttttataaatatatttgcaaaATTATAAAAGCTACAATATCAAACTATACCCAGTTTTCTTGTGGTTCATCAAAAGAGAGATTATAAGATTGTAAGATAGGTTGTTGTGCCCTGCAAACCCAGGAAGTCAATTTGACTATGTTCCTGAATTTTTTGGAATACTAGGATCCCTCTAGCTATGGATGCCAActgactctgtgtgtgtatgtgtgtgagtgtgtgtgtgtatgtgtgtgtgtgtaagacagagacagagacagagagagacaaaaagggggaaaaagggagagagacagagacaaaaagggagaaagagagggagagagacagatagagagccCTCTCCAAATTTGTACTTTATTTAGGTTGGAGGGAGGATgcttttaactttcaatttttaCCGTAGGAAGATGGGCTCTCCAGCAACTTCCATTTTCTTTGCTGGGATAAAGAAGGTATCCCTTCACATTCAATTCTATTTCAAGAGAAACTAGTGAAATAGTGGGCAACAGTTCAtcccagggtcatgtagccagttgttgggggagaggggagcagcccttCTAACTGATGAGTTTCTCTTCCCTGACTCGTATGCCCTCACGTTCCCTTGTCTCTCTTATTCCCATATACAGTGAAGTCATTGGCCGGGATCACACCCAGCCCTGTGCCCACGGCCTCCACCTTTAACCAAGCACCTACCCAGCCTCCAGCACCACAGACCCTGACACCCCTGGCCGTACAAGCTGCCCCCCAGGTAAGAACCGTGTGGGGATCTTTTTGGGCAGAGAGGGGAAAGCCAGCAGAAAGGGGAGAAAATCGTTACTGAAATGAAGCCCTTTTACGAGCCTGGCCTTGGAATGGGCTTTGGGTTTGGGGAGGGAGTAGCCCCAGAGAACAACTCTACACCCCCTCAACCCCACCCCTCCAACACACACATAGTTATCACACACTTTTCCCTGCCCTGGTCTATGGTCTGCCCTAATATAGTGCCCAGGACCTCAGTCTCTCCATCTTAGACACGGACATACAAGGGAGACTGGAAACCAAGTCGTCCCTTACCCCTCTTTGCCCATGAGTCCAGTCTCTGGGAAAAAGCAAAAACTTTTTTAGGGTCCCATTGGCACCCCAAACAGTGAATACAATAATTAAAGCCCTTTCATTTAGATCCTGGAAGTAGCCTAAATATGGCCAGAATCTGGCTCTTTGAGTCAGCTGAAGTCTCTTTAAGACCTTTGATCACTTACAGGGATGCCCTGAATCTGGGGTTTTCAGATATTGAGTCCTGAACCCCTTTGAAGCCCAGGGACCCCCTCTCAAAAGAATGTTTTTCAGTGCCTAAAATAaatacccaggatcacatagcaaaGAAATTACTAGCTCAGTAGAGGCCTTCTCCGGTAGCCTAGAGCTTCTCAGATTTTTATGTGGCCTGGCCACATTACACCCTTTCGAACCCCACTCTGTTGTTCCTCGGGATAGTTTGAAGAGTCCCCAAGCCAAGAAGCCCAGATGATAATGTTTGGGAGGCCTAGATCCTTGACCATTGTGGATGGAAGAGGAGAGACTGTGGTCTAACCCTTTCCTAAGAGCAGGCCTTCCTGGAGCCCTGCCTTTGCCCCTACATCTCGATGCTGTCCCTGGCCAGGGTCGGAGATTAGAGCTCCATCCCTTCTGTGTCTCTTGTCcggctgggagtggggagggggaagttCTGGTCGGTCAAAGCCCCACTCTCCTCAGCTAAAAAATGTAGAGTCCAGTTGGCCTTGAAAGCCTTAGTGCTTCCCTTGGCCAATCTggtccccttcctcttccccttatTCCCTAGTGCATTGTTTATGctgccctttcctcttcccccttgCCCCACAAATGCATTGTTTATAGTCCCCCAGGCCTGGCAGGCCTGGTGCTCTTGGCTGTCAAcgttgatttttttctcttttctttttgaaatctcGTTTGCTTTTGCAGGTCTTGACTCAGGAAAACTTAGCAACAGTTCTGACAGGAGTAATGGTTCCAGCAGGAGCTGTTACTCAACCTCTTCTTATCCCCATCAGTATTGCAGGTCAAGTGGCTGGTCAGCAGGGGCTGGCCGTGTGGACAATTCCTACAGCAACCGTGGCTGCCCTCCCAGGACTGACCGCTGCTTCTCCCACGGGGGGGATTTTCAAACCGCCCTTAGCTGGTTTGCAAGGTAATGACACCAACGGCAGGACAACACCCACTTCGTCCTCCCCTCCTGTGCATCCTCCATGCTGAGCTCAGAACCCGAAGGCCGTCCTTGGGAAGACAGTGCTAGAACCTGGAGCACACGGCCCAGAAGTCCAGCCATGGAGGCCTCTGCACGCACACCCCAACAAGGGGGCTCCAGAGAGGCCTCTGGGCCACCACCACGATTGCCTGTGACTGTTCCCTTATCCCCTGTCAGACTCCAAGAGGTCACCAGGTGACCAGCACTCTCAGAAGGACCTGAAGAAGAGTCAGCTCTGCTTTTAAAGCCCAAAGTGTCTCAGCCTGAGGGGAGGGGGTGGTTCTGGCAGATGGGTGAGAGATGTTGGCATGTGACCCCTCGCCTCCACGGAGAGCGCGGCAGGGCAGCCGCCCTCCATGCCTTCGTCTCTCCCGCTCCCCTCCGGCCCCCCTCGTCCGGCCTGCCTGCTGCCCCGTGTGTGCCAGTGCCTGTGGGAATGGAACGAGTCCGGAGGGCAGCAAGACATTTCAGCGCCCCTGTCTCTGCCTTGCTCCTTAGCGGCTGCCGTCCTGAACACTGCTCTCCCGGCTCCTGTGCCACCTGCGCCGCCCCTGCAGGTCCCCCCGCCTGTCCAGCCCCGGCCTTCTGCGGCCCAGGCCCAGACGCTGTTCCAGCCCCAGCCGCTGCTGCAGACCCCACCTGCCATCCTGCCACAGCCTGCGGCCACCCCTGCCCCCAAGCCAGCAGACACTCCTACGCAGATCACAGTCCAGCCTGCAGGCTTCGCATTTAACCCAGGAATCGTAAGCTACTTCCCACACCCGCCGCTCACCGGGCTGCCCCCAAAGAAGAAGGGAGGCCCCTCCTGCCTCCCCCAGGCCAGGGACTTGGAGCCACGGCAGGCCAAAGCCTCTCCAGCGGTCCGCCAGAACCTGGCTCTCCGAGAAGCCTAGCGCCCCCCCCGCCCAGAAGCCAGGGCGGGTTCTCCCCAGGCCGCAGAGCTTGGCCTAGGAGAGCGGGGCTTTTCAGGGTCACTGATGTCCCAGGAGATGTCTCTAGGACAAGGTAAAGGCGAGGGTCCGGCACCAGCCCGCGCGCAGACTGATTAGGCCGAGAGGACCCTAGTGGCTGCCCTCTGCCCTTTTCGTCCTGCTTCAAACACTCAGACCCAGCCTGTGGCCGGGCTAACCAAGGGCAGACCTTCTCCCCTTGACCCTTCCCTTCAGGTCTTTATTCTCCTGGCACGGTCTTTCAGGTTCTTACATTAGCCATTTCCTCCCCACCGCAGATCAGTGCTGCCTCCCTTGGGGGACAGACCCAGATCCTGGGCTCACTGACCACCACCCCAGTGATCGCCAATGCCATTCCCAGCGTGCCTGGGATCACAAGTCAGATCTTGACCAACGCACAAGGGCAGGCAAGTGGACGAGCCGCCGGCGGAGCCACGGATGGGGTCGGGGAGGTGGCCTCAGAGGTGGGTGTCCCAGCGAGACCGAGGGGAGTCACTGGACCTCTGAGCTGGAAAGGGcccagatgaggaaaaggaggcgcTGGCCAGGCGCGACCTGGTGGCGTCGGTTGTAGCGGATGGTAAGGCGATGCCCGTCTCCAGTCCCGGGTCTACCTTCCTTGTCCCCTTGCAGGTCATCGGAACTCTTCCGTGGGTGGTGAACTCGGCCAGCCTGGCAGCCCCAGCTCCAGCACAGAATCTTCAGGTCCAAGCGGTGACCCCCCAGCTACTACTGAATGCCCAGGGCCAAGTCATTGCCACGCTGGCCAGCAGCCCTCTGCCCCCCGCAGCTGTCCGGAAGCCCAGTACCCCAGAGTCACCTGCCAAGAGT contains these protein-coding regions:
- the POU6F1 gene encoding POU domain, class 6, transcription factor 1 isoform X2, which encodes MDPGAGPDTSLTVNEQVIVMSGHETIRVLEVGVDTHLPAESEGKGLEGMTADTSQSGGPTEAEKSIQETGPEHPDPSAEATVKSLAGITPSPVPTASTFNQAPTQPPAPQTLTPLAVQAAPQVLTQENLATVLTGVMVPAGAVTQPLLIPISIAGQVAGQQGLAVWTIPTATVAALPGLTAASPTGGIFKPPLAGLQAAAVLNTALPAPVPPAPPLQVPPPVQPRPSAAQAQTLFQPQPLLQTPPAILPQPAATPAPKPADTPTQITVQPAGFAFNPGIISAASLGGQTQILGSLTTTPVIANAIPSVPGITSQILTNAQGQVIGTLPWVVNSASLAAPAPAQNLQVQAVTPQLLLNAQGQVIATLASSPLPPAAVRKPSTPESPAKSEVQPIQPTPAASQPAVVITSPAPVAKPSASAPIPITCSETPTVSQLVSKPQAPSLDEDGINLEEIREFAKNFKIRRLSLGLTQTQVGQALTATEGPAYSQSAICRLPQPSISASLGLGHLQV
- the POU6F1 gene encoding POU domain, class 6, transcription factor 1 isoform X1 yields the protein MDPGAGPDTSLTVNEQVIVMSGHETIRVLEVGVDTHLPAESEGKGLEGMTADTSQSGGPTEAEKSIQETGPEHPDPSAEATVKSLAGITPSPVPTASTFNQAPTQPPAPQTLTPLAVQAAPQVLTQENLATVLTGVMVPAGAVTQPLLIPISIAGQVAGQQGLAVWTIPTATVAALPGLTAASPTGGIFKPPLAGLQAAAVLNTALPAPVPPAPPLQVPPPVQPRPSAAQAQTLFQPQPLLQTPPAILPQPAATPAPKPADTPTQITVQPAGFAFNPGIISAASLGGQTQILGSLTTTPVIANAIPSVPGITSQILTNAQGQVIGTLPWVVNSASLAAPAPAQNLQVQAVTPQLLLNAQGQVIATLASSPLPPAAVRKPSTPESPAKSEVQPIQPTPAASQPAVVITSPAPVAKPSASAPIPITCSETPTVSQLVSKPQAPSLDEDGINLEEIREFAKNFKIRRLSLGLTQTQVGQALTATEGPAYSQSAICRFEKLDITPKSAQKLKPVLEKWLNEAELRNQEGQQNLMEFVGGEPSKKRKRRTSFTPQAIEALNAYFEKNPLPTGQEITEIAKELNYDREVVRVWFCNRRQTLKNTSKLNVFQIP